In Desulfovibrio sp., the following are encoded in one genomic region:
- a CDS encoding PAS domain S-box protein, with product MKTDSEKSREELLAEVRELRSALDRLQSESDSRYRILAENAEDVIWTLDLDLRFTYISPSVMRLRGLTPEEACRQSLQETMTPQSFADVLAVWKSWRSAVEKGEDSEPARRVELEQYRKDGSTVWIEVVVKPQVDASGAHTGFLGVSRDITSRKRAEEALQKSYSILHEGESLANFGSWEWDLLDNSVVFSDQWLIIHGVEEPPRTPDEVMPLAHPEDLAHVEAALQAAIDGTAPYDIEHRIIRADNGQVRLVHSRGRILRNERGDSVKMFGVARDITERRLSQDRLQAAVRAMEAATRAKSEFLANMSHEIRTPINAILGLAELSQRVPDPEKVSRHLSMISDSAQTLLTIIGDVLDLSKVEAGKLTLESRRFSLADVVNKVLANFNYACGEKAIGLLASIAPDIPDLLKGDPVRLGQVLTNLVGNACKFTEQGSVTVQASLAEQSRPGLSVLHFVVRDTGPGIAPGDIPTIFESFRQADSSYSKAYQGVGLGLAICRELTSLMGGRIWVDSTPGKGSAFHFTAAFESEVSGDKADTHKHAPQPQVRSARVLVAEDNDFNRIVIEEYMALLGHQVTSVPDGQAALDFLRDNQFDIVFLDVQMPYLNGLEVVRRIRSGECGERTVDIPVVALTAYAMQGDRERFLASGMTGYLSKPVSLGDVQSEIARQLGNKAASAHAGGRGGGAPFGSALKGFILSLRAKYRAAKEMVDSGDLSGAGGMGRDMKDVSRSGGVAGLQVAGEALESACRQGDQSRAAAALKEMETMLAELESRFAGSPENVPGLNS from the coding sequence ATGAAGACGGATAGCGAAAAGAGCCGGGAGGAACTCCTGGCGGAAGTGCGCGAGCTTCGAAGCGCTTTGGACCGCCTCCAAAGTGAATCCGACAGCCGTTACAGGATCCTGGCCGAGAATGCCGAAGATGTCATCTGGACCTTGGATCTCGACCTTCGCTTCACCTACATAAGCCCATCCGTCATGCGTCTGCGCGGGCTGACTCCGGAAGAAGCGTGCCGACAGTCCCTTCAGGAAACCATGACTCCCCAGTCTTTCGCCGATGTGCTGGCCGTATGGAAGAGCTGGCGGAGCGCGGTGGAAAAGGGGGAAGACTCCGAACCCGCCCGGCGGGTCGAGCTGGAACAGTACCGCAAGGACGGCTCCACTGTCTGGATTGAGGTGGTGGTCAAGCCGCAAGTTGACGCAAGCGGGGCGCACACCGGCTTTCTTGGGGTCTCCCGCGACATTACAAGCCGAAAGCGCGCCGAGGAGGCGCTGCAAAAAAGCTACTCCATCCTCCATGAGGGCGAGAGCCTGGCCAATTTCGGTTCCTGGGAATGGGACCTTTTGGACAACTCAGTGGTCTTTTCCGACCAATGGCTCATCATTCACGGCGTCGAAGAACCTCCGCGCACACCGGATGAGGTCATGCCACTTGCCCACCCGGAGGATCTGGCCCACGTGGAGGCTGCCTTGCAGGCGGCCATTGACGGCACAGCGCCGTATGACATCGAGCACCGCATCATACGGGCGGACAACGGACAGGTCCGGCTTGTCCATTCACGGGGGCGCATCCTGCGAAACGAGCGGGGCGACTCGGTTAAAATGTTCGGGGTGGCGCGCGACATCACCGAGCGCAGGCTCAGCCAGGACAGGCTTCAGGCGGCAGTGCGGGCCATGGAGGCGGCCACCAGGGCCAAGAGCGAGTTTCTGGCCAACATGAGCCACGAAATCCGCACCCCGATAAACGCCATCCTCGGCCTGGCCGAACTTTCGCAGCGTGTGCCGGACCCCGAGAAAGTCTCCCGTCACCTGAGCATGATTTCCGATTCGGCCCAGACCCTGCTGACCATTATCGGGGACGTGCTTGACCTCTCCAAGGTGGAGGCCGGAAAGCTCACCTTGGAATCCAGGCGATTCTCGCTCGCGGACGTGGTGAACAAGGTCCTTGCGAACTTCAATTACGCCTGCGGCGAAAAGGCCATAGGGCTCTTAGCCAGCATCGCCCCGGATATCCCGGATCTTCTCAAGGGGGACCCTGTCCGGCTTGGCCAGGTGTTGACGAATCTTGTGGGTAACGCCTGCAAGTTCACGGAACAGGGGAGCGTTACCGTACAGGCTTCGTTGGCGGAACAATCCCGGCCCGGACTGTCCGTTCTCCATTTTGTCGTGCGCGATACAGGCCCGGGCATTGCCCCCGGGGACATACCCACCATATTCGAAAGTTTCCGCCAGGCGGATTCGTCCTATTCGAAGGCGTATCAGGGCGTCGGGCTCGGACTGGCCATCTGCCGGGAACTGACGTCCCTGATGGGCGGGCGGATATGGGTGGACAGCACGCCCGGCAAGGGGAGCGCGTTTCATTTTACCGCCGCGTTCGAGTCGGAAGTGTCCGGTGACAAAGCTGATACACACAAGCACGCACCCCAACCACAGGTTCGTTCCGCCCGGGTGCTCGTGGCCGAGGACAACGACTTCAACCGCATCGTCATCGAGGAGTACATGGCTCTGCTGGGGCACCAGGTCACATCCGTTCCGGACGGCCAAGCCGCGTTGGACTTTCTGCGCGACAATCAGTTTGATATTGTCTTTTTGGATGTTCAGATGCCTTACTTGAACGGCTTGGAGGTGGTGCGGCGCATACGGTCCGGAGAGTGCGGGGAACGGACCGTGGACATTCCTGTGGTGGCTTTGACCGCCTACGCCATGCAAGGAGACAGGGAGCGCTTTCTCGCGTCCGGCATGACCGGATACCTGTCGAAGCCGGTCTCGTTGGGGGATGTCCAAAGTGAGATCGCCCGCCAGCTGGGAAATAAGGCTGCTTCCGCGCATGCCGGTGGCCGGGGCGGGGGTGCCCCCTTTGGGAGCGCCCTGAAGGGGTTCATCCTTTCGCTGCGTGCGAAATATCGGGCGGCCAAGGAAATGGTTGATTCCGGGGACCTTTCCGGGGCAGGCGGAATGGGCCGGGACATGAAGGACGTCTCCAGGTCCGGGGGAGTCGCGGGGCTGCAAGTGGCCGGAGAGGCTCTGGAGAGCGCCTGCCGCCAGGGCGACCAATCGCGGGCCGCCGCCGCGCTCAAGGAAATGGAAACTATGCTGGCCGAATTGGAAAGCCGGTTCGCTGGGAGTCCGGAAAACGTTCCCGGTTTGAATTCCTAG
- a CDS encoding chemotaxis protein CheV — MSYDRQLALTEVGTNEVEIMVFYLDLKNGDSVSRAFYGINVAKVLKITRLPQQIMRPPVSAHHSVWGAFHFKDRDKVVPIVSLSRYLEQNQVEDHDTQKMIITEFNQVMTGFLVSGITRIYRLSWADVEQPNKHINEYSKNAFTGLVNLEGHIVFILDMEKIVIELNPESGKDFFGVSAGIKSDHNINVLHVDDQLLVRRMVKKALEQDEAFSVISADSGKNALDILKEKAEEAKEAGVELTELVNVVITDVEMPVMDGYTLCRSIKDDPDLARLPVYLFSSLITEETQHKGESVKADGQFPKPQTEMMAREIMADLARKCIASA, encoded by the coding sequence ATGAGCTACGACAGGCAATTGGCTCTTACCGAAGTTGGCACCAATGAAGTTGAGATCATGGTTTTCTACCTGGATCTAAAGAATGGAGATTCGGTCAGCCGCGCATTCTACGGCATAAACGTCGCCAAGGTTTTAAAAATCACCCGCCTTCCCCAGCAAATAATGCGGCCGCCGGTCTCAGCGCACCATTCGGTCTGGGGGGCCTTCCATTTCAAAGACCGGGACAAGGTGGTCCCCATCGTCTCCCTGTCCAGATACCTGGAGCAGAACCAGGTGGAGGATCACGACACCCAGAAAATGATCATCACCGAATTCAACCAGGTGATGACCGGCTTTCTGGTCTCGGGCATCACCAGGATTTACCGCCTGAGCTGGGCGGATGTGGAACAGCCCAACAAGCACATCAACGAATATTCCAAGAACGCCTTCACCGGGCTTGTTAACCTTGAAGGCCACATTGTTTTCATTCTCGACATGGAAAAGATCGTCATCGAGCTCAACCCGGAATCCGGGAAGGACTTCTTCGGCGTCTCCGCGGGGATAAAGTCCGACCACAACATCAACGTGCTGCACGTGGACGACCAGCTTCTGGTGCGGCGCATGGTGAAAAAGGCTTTGGAACAGGACGAGGCTTTCAGCGTGATTTCCGCGGACAGCGGCAAGAACGCCTTGGACATATTGAAAGAAAAGGCGGAGGAAGCCAAGGAAGCGGGCGTGGAACTCACGGAGCTGGTGAACGTGGTGATCACGGACGTGGAAATGCCGGTCATGGACGGCTACACCTTGTGCCGGTCCATCAAGGACGATCCCGACCTGGCGCGCCTGCCCGTTTATCTCTTCTCGTCGCTCATCACGGAAGAGACCCAGCACAAGGGTGAATCCGTGAAGGCCGACGGGCAATTCCCCAAGCCCCAGACCGAAATGATGGCCAGGGAGATCATGGCGGACCTGGCCAGAAAATGCATCGCCAGCGCGTGA
- a CDS encoding HAD family hydrolase: MNVKGIIFDINGTLVDIQTDEGNEEIYRGISHFLTYQGIPAHRWEVRDEYYSIMDEQRKKSTEQFPEFDAVELWREYLRRRPEACKALPPGKLKWMPQFMAEMYRGISRYRLQLYPEVQNILDELSQRYELAALSDAQSAWALPEMRAVGIDRYFDPIIVSGDLGYRKPDSRIFKAALEGLDMLPEEVLFVGNDMYRDVFGASQMGMKTVFFSSNQGRKKPSGAEPDYIIYQFAELRQAIAFLENQK; the protein is encoded by the coding sequence ATGAACGTGAAGGGCATCATTTTCGACATCAACGGAACCCTCGTCGACATCCAGACCGATGAAGGCAACGAGGAAATCTACCGTGGAATCAGCCATTTCCTGACCTATCAGGGCATACCGGCCCACCGCTGGGAGGTCCGGGACGAATACTACAGCATCATGGACGAGCAGCGCAAAAAGAGCACCGAGCAATTCCCGGAGTTCGACGCCGTGGAGCTGTGGCGGGAGTACCTGCGCCGCAGGCCGGAAGCCTGCAAGGCCCTGCCTCCGGGGAAGCTCAAGTGGATGCCGCAGTTCATGGCCGAGATGTACCGGGGCATCTCCCGGTACCGCTTGCAGCTCTACCCGGAAGTGCAGAACATACTGGACGAATTGTCGCAGCGCTACGAGCTGGCCGCCCTGTCCGACGCCCAGAGCGCCTGGGCTTTGCCGGAAATGCGGGCCGTGGGAATCGATCGCTACTTCGACCCCATCATCGTCTCCGGCGACCTGGGCTACAGAAAACCCGACAGCAGAATCTTTAAAGCCGCACTTGAAGGATTGGACATGCTGCCCGAAGAGGTGCTCTTCGTGGGCAACGACATGTACCGCGACGTTTTCGGGGCCAGCCAGATGGGCATGAAGACCGTCTTCTTCTCCTCCAACCAGGGCAGGAAAAAGCCGAGCGGGGCCGAGCCGGACTACATCATCTACCAGTTCGCCGAATTGCGCCAGGCCATTGCCTTTCTGGAGAACCAGAAATAA
- a CDS encoding aminoglycoside phosphotransferase family protein, with amino-acid sequence MFGRYLGHVDLQDPLHAYMRDHILPQLGAHPAHADFRVFQAACSRDVYLYEEKHSNARLVAKFYPPKFLHGHHLRTGETEFSNLLHLRGLGFDSWPHYVVKPLGFNPAINNVLMMEFLTGDSLSKVITEAMHLGARDRLYRKLTALAHFLAAMHNRTVGDWGVIFDHSCAYMDRLIGSLVTKRGMGPDHSDELRFLREAWRGRGAMWEDRAVLVHGDATPSNFLFGKGRSVLAIDLERMQWADRAFDLGRLCGELAHFFYQGQGNPANAEPFIGHFLWEYCCHFPDRASAFGAITRRIPFYMGITLLRIARNSWIDWGYRWQLVNQAKKILRALP; translated from the coding sequence ATGTTCGGCAGGTACCTGGGACATGTTGACCTTCAGGACCCGCTGCATGCCTACATGCGCGACCATATCCTGCCGCAGCTTGGCGCCCACCCGGCCCATGCGGATTTCCGGGTTTTCCAGGCAGCCTGCTCGCGAGACGTCTACCTCTATGAGGAAAAGCACAGCAACGCGCGGCTTGTGGCCAAGTTCTATCCTCCCAAATTCCTCCACGGCCATCACCTGAGGACCGGAGAAACCGAATTCTCAAACCTCCTCCACCTTCGGGGCCTCGGGTTCGACTCCTGGCCGCACTACGTGGTGAAGCCCCTGGGCTTCAATCCGGCCATAAACAACGTGCTGATGATGGAGTTTCTCACCGGGGACTCGCTTAGCAAAGTGATCACCGAGGCCATGCACCTGGGCGCACGCGACAGGCTCTACCGCAAGCTCACCGCCCTGGCCCATTTCCTGGCCGCCATGCACAACCGGACCGTGGGAGACTGGGGGGTCATCTTCGACCACAGCTGCGCCTACATGGACCGCCTCATCGGTTCGCTCGTCACCAAGCGGGGAATGGGGCCGGACCACTCAGACGAACTCCGTTTCCTGCGTGAAGCTTGGCGCGGCCGCGGCGCCATGTGGGAAGACCGGGCCGTGCTGGTGCACGGGGACGCCACTCCCTCCAACTTCCTGTTCGGCAAGGGCCGGTCCGTCCTGGCCATCGACCTGGAGCGCATGCAATGGGCGGACAGGGCCTTCGACCTTGGAAGGCTCTGCGGCGAGCTGGCCCATTTCTTTTACCAGGGACAGGGAAATCCCGCCAATGCCGAGCCGTTCATCGGCCACTTCCTCTGGGAATACTGCTGCCACTTCCCGGACCGGGCGAGCGCCTTTGGGGCCATCACCAGGCGCATCCCCTTCTACATGGGCATCACCCTGCTGCGCATCGCGCGCAACTCCTGGATCGACTGGGGTTACCGCTGGCAATTGGTCAACCAGGCAAAAAAGATATTGAGGGCACTGCCATGA
- a CDS encoding Cache 3/Cache 2 fusion domain-containing protein, with protein MDGIKKKYNSDATIFLREGNSFVRISTNVEQEGKRMVGTSIKEGPVYEALAAGKSYSGLATVGGVLKLVDYKPLLSGDKVVGAIFAGQTVFSKQLQEYLKSVNVDGKGYAFIVNDKGYFVYHPDQKLINQDVNTLGALGKLLIENTQKFISYEFNGTQKVAALKDYPPFKWKIYFGMNRAETLHGLDWVIYKSSLTGLVGAMILGALLAYIIAKGIAGPVVQGMAFAQAMAKGDMSQDLTVKQQDEIGMLADALREMSSRLNEVMGEVLEGANNVASGSQQLSATSVSLSQGASEQAASVEEVSSSMEEMASNIQHNADNSIQTASMALKAAQDAEEGGRAVSQTVGAMKQIAEKISIVEEIARQTNLLALNAAIEAARAGEHGKGFAVVAAEVRKLAERSGQAASEISVLSSESVEVAEKAGSMLMAVVPDIKKTAELVQEIAAASREQNAGAEQINKAIQQLDQVIQQNASASEEMASTSEELSSQAEQLLSAVSYFKLRGTQGVRHSNPKALPAKTAAPRPKAAPKRPSAPKKGVVLNLTSDTHDDDFEKF; from the coding sequence GTGGATGGTATAAAGAAAAAGTATAATTCAGATGCGACAATTTTCCTTCGCGAAGGCAACAGCTTCGTACGTATTTCCACGAATGTGGAGCAGGAAGGCAAACGCATGGTCGGCACTTCAATCAAGGAAGGCCCCGTTTATGAAGCCCTTGCCGCCGGGAAATCTTACTCAGGCCTGGCAACCGTAGGCGGCGTGCTGAAATTGGTGGACTACAAGCCGCTTCTGTCTGGCGACAAGGTTGTTGGTGCCATCTTTGCGGGCCAGACCGTGTTCAGCAAACAACTGCAAGAGTATCTCAAGTCCGTGAATGTGGATGGAAAAGGGTATGCATTCATCGTCAACGACAAGGGGTACTTTGTCTACCACCCTGACCAGAAGTTGATAAACCAGGATGTAAATACACTTGGTGCACTTGGGAAACTGCTTATTGAGAACACACAGAAATTTATCTCCTATGAATTCAACGGGACGCAGAAAGTCGCCGCTTTGAAGGATTACCCGCCATTCAAATGGAAAATCTATTTCGGAATGAACCGGGCCGAAACCCTGCACGGCCTGGACTGGGTGATCTACAAATCCTCCCTGACCGGTTTGGTCGGGGCCATGATTCTGGGGGCATTGCTGGCCTACATCATCGCCAAGGGCATTGCCGGCCCTGTGGTTCAGGGCATGGCTTTCGCCCAGGCAATGGCCAAGGGCGACATGTCCCAGGACCTGACGGTGAAGCAGCAGGACGAGATAGGCATGCTTGCCGATGCGCTGCGCGAGATGTCCAGCCGTTTGAACGAGGTGATGGGCGAGGTGTTGGAGGGGGCCAACAACGTGGCTTCCGGCTCCCAGCAGCTTTCGGCGACGTCCGTGTCGCTTTCCCAGGGCGCTTCCGAGCAGGCCGCCAGCGTGGAGGAGGTTTCCTCGTCCATGGAAGAAATGGCCTCCAACATCCAGCACAACGCGGACAACTCCATCCAGACCGCGTCCATGGCCCTCAAGGCCGCCCAGGATGCCGAGGAAGGCGGCCGGGCCGTTAGCCAGACCGTGGGCGCCATGAAGCAGATCGCTGAGAAGATATCGATAGTTGAAGAGATCGCCCGCCAGACCAACCTTCTGGCCCTGAACGCGGCCATCGAGGCTGCCAGGGCGGGCGAACACGGGAAGGGCTTTGCCGTGGTGGCCGCGGAGGTGCGCAAGCTGGCCGAGCGCTCGGGGCAGGCCGCCTCCGAGATATCCGTTTTGTCGTCGGAATCCGTGGAAGTGGCTGAAAAGGCGGGAAGCATGCTCATGGCCGTGGTGCCGGACATCAAGAAAACAGCTGAACTGGTCCAGGAAATCGCCGCCGCCTCCCGCGAGCAGAATGCCGGGGCGGAGCAGATAAACAAGGCCATCCAGCAGCTTGACCAGGTCATCCAGCAGAACGCCTCAGCCTCGGAAGAGATGGCCTCCACCTCGGAAGAGCTCTCCAGCCAGGCCGAACAGCTGCTTTCCGCCGTGAGTTACTTCAAGCTCAGGGGGACCCAGGGCGTGCGCCATTCAAATCCCAAGGCCCTTCCCGCGAAAACGGCAGCGCCCAGGCCCAAAGCCGCGCCAAAAAGGCCGTCCGCACCCAAGAAGGGGGTGGTCCTGAATTTGACTTCGGACACGCACGATGATGATTTTGAGAAGTTTTAG
- a CDS encoding site-specific integrase, giving the protein MAKRQKTKYPGVFTREARRIGGRGTELVYYVVFKKNGKLIEEKVGRQFADDMTPARAAAYRAERIEGKRQSRKDLREADTAAKEAEANRWTIERIWEEYKHQREIKGLKQDECRYTLYISPRFANKVPAEILTLDVDRLRVLLTKKQGKSPQTVKHVIALLRRLVRFAVLKGLCPAPEPSRLSFEIPRVDNCKTEDLTPDQLSALIEAMEDDPNPWAAGIMKMALLTGMRRGEMFKLHWEDVDFERGFIHIRDPKGGPSQKVPLNDPARLLFESLPRTDSPFVFPGRGGKQRVDINHQVARIKQKAGLPDSFRAIHGLRHVYATMLASSGDVDMYTLQKLMTHKSPQMTQRYAHLRDDALKRASGVAGEIFSKLTTDSEDRTKNEKSII; this is encoded by the coding sequence ATGGCCAAGCGCCAAAAGACGAAATACCCAGGTGTTTTCACTCGTGAGGCCCGAAGGATTGGCGGGCGCGGTACAGAGTTGGTCTACTACGTCGTCTTCAAAAAGAATGGGAAGCTGATAGAAGAGAAGGTTGGAAGACAGTTTGCCGATGATATGACCCCAGCTAGGGCCGCCGCCTACAGAGCTGAGCGGATAGAGGGGAAACGTCAGTCACGGAAAGACTTGAGAGAAGCTGACACAGCCGCAAAAGAGGCTGAGGCAAATAGGTGGACCATCGAGCGCATTTGGGAAGAGTACAAACATCAACGAGAAATTAAGGGTCTTAAACAGGACGAATGCCGCTATACACTATATATTTCCCCTAGGTTCGCGAACAAGGTCCCCGCTGAGATCCTGACATTAGACGTTGACCGGCTACGGGTTCTTCTGACCAAGAAACAAGGGAAGAGCCCCCAGACTGTTAAGCATGTCATAGCTCTTTTACGTCGCCTTGTTCGATTCGCCGTCCTTAAAGGGCTTTGTCCCGCCCCTGAGCCCTCCAGGCTCTCTTTCGAAATCCCTCGTGTCGACAACTGTAAAACAGAAGATCTCACACCAGATCAGCTTTCGGCACTCATCGAAGCAATGGAGGATGATCCTAACCCCTGGGCTGCAGGCATTATGAAAATGGCCCTGCTCACGGGCATGAGGCGCGGCGAAATGTTTAAGCTCCATTGGGAAGACGTTGATTTCGAGCGGGGTTTTATCCACATCCGCGACCCCAAAGGTGGGCCAAGCCAGAAGGTCCCGCTAAACGATCCTGCCCGTCTGCTTTTCGAGTCACTCCCAAGGACTGATAGCCCTTTTGTGTTCCCTGGCAGGGGGGGGAAGCAGCGAGTAGATATCAACCACCAAGTAGCGCGGATCAAGCAGAAGGCCGGGCTCCCTGATAGCTTTCGAGCCATCCACGGCTTACGGCATGTCTACGCAACCATGTTGGCGAGTTCTGGAGACGTGGATATGTACACCCTTCAAAAACTCATGACGCACAAGAGCCCGCAAATGACCCAGCGTTACGCACACTTGAGAGATGATGCCCTGAAGCGGGCAAGTGGAGTCGCTGGGGAAATATTCAGCAAGCTGACTACAGATAGCGAAGATAGAACAAAAAATGAAAAATCTATAATTTAA